The Bacteroides ovatus genomic interval ATGACCTTGAAAGACGCAACCAACGAAGCGATCCGCGACTGGTGCTGCCATCCTGCCGACACTTATTATATTATCGGCTCTACCGTAGGCCCTCATCCTTATCCTGATATGGTGGCACGCCTGCAATCTGTTATCAGCGAAGAAATAAAAAAACAACTGCAAGAAAAAGAAGGGCGTGACTATCCGGATTATCTGATAGCCTGCGTTGGAGGAGGAAGTAATGCTGCCGGAACGATTTATCATTATATCAACGATGAACGGGTAGGCATCATTCTGGCAGAAGCCGGAGGTAAAGGAATAGAAACCGGAATGACCGCCGCTACCATCCAACTCGGTAAAATGGGAATTATCCACGGAGCGCGTACTTACGTCATCCAAAACGAAGACGGACAGATTGAAGAGCCTTACTCGATTTCCGCCGGACTGGATTATCCGGGCATTGGTCCGATACACGCCAATCTTGCCGCACAAAGACGTGCCAACGTTTTGGCAATCAATGACGACGAAGCAATAGAAGCCGCTTACGAACTAACTAAACTCGAAGGTATTATCCCTGCACTGGAATCCGCCCATGCATTAGGAGCTTTGAAAAAATTGAAGTTCAAACCGGAAGATATCGTTGTATTGACTGTTTCAGGACGAGGAGACAAAGATATTGAAACCTATTTATCGTTTAATGAACAGCAATAAGTAATTAGTAAACCATCATTCGTAATCAATAATCAAGCAATTATAGAAATGAAAACATTTAATTATACAACTCATAGCAAACAAGTGCTCGGAGATATGCATACTCCCGTCAGCATTTACCTGAAAGTGCGCGACATGTATCCGCAATCTGCATTAATGGAAAGTTCCGACTATCATGCCGGAGAAAATTCCTTGTCATTTATAGCCCTCTGTCCCCTGGCAAGTATCGGTATAAACGGCGGTATTGTCACTGCCAACTATCCCGATAACAGCCGCACGGAAGAACCCCTGACAAAAACCTTCCATGTAGAAAAGGCCATGAACCGGTTTATCAATCAATTCCAGGTGACCGGGGATAATAAGAATGTATGTGGACTTTACGGATACACGACGTTCAACGCTGTGAAATACTTCGAGCACATCCCGGTGAAAGAAAGTCACGATGAGCAAAATGACGCTCCGGATTTGCTATACATATTATATAAGTATGTCATTGTTTTCAATCATTTCAAAAACGAATTGACACTCGTTGAAATGTTGTCCGAAGGAGAAGAAAGCGGATTGCCGGAATTGGAAGCAGCCATCGAAAACCGGAATTATGCTTCTTACAACTTCTCTGTAACAGGTCCCGTTACCAGCCCTATCACCGACGAGGAGCATAAAGCCAATGTCCGCAAAGGAATCGCACACTGTATGCGTGGAGATGTTTTCCAAATCGTACTTTCCAGAAGATTTATCCAACCTTATGCCGGAGATGATTTCAAAGTTTACCGCGCACTCCGCAGCATCAATCCTTCTCCTTATCTTTTCTACTTCGATTTCGGAGGATACCGCATCTTTGGTTCTTCACCGGAAACACATTGCAAAATCGAAGATGGTCGTGCTTACATCGATCCGAT includes:
- the trpB gene encoding tryptophan synthase subunit beta codes for the protein MKSFLVDQDGYYGEFGGAYVPEILHKCVEELTNKYLEVIESEEFKKEFEQLLRDYVGRPSPLYLAKRLSEKYGCKLYLKREDLNHTGAHKINNTIGQILLARRMGKKRIIAETGAGQHGVATATVCALMDMECIVYMGKTDVERQHINVEKMKMLGATVIPVTSGNMTLKDATNEAIRDWCCHPADTYYIIGSTVGPHPYPDMVARLQSVISEEIKKQLQEKEGRDYPDYLIACVGGGSNAAGTIYHYINDERVGIILAEAGGKGIETGMTAATIQLGKMGIIHGARTYVIQNEDGQIEEPYSISAGLDYPGIGPIHANLAAQRRANVLAINDDEAIEAAYELTKLEGIIPALESAHALGALKKLKFKPEDIVVLTVSGRGDKDIETYLSFNEQQ
- a CDS encoding anthranilate synthase component I family protein — encoded protein: MKTFNYTTHSKQVLGDMHTPVSIYLKVRDMYPQSALMESSDYHAGENSLSFIALCPLASIGINGGIVTANYPDNSRTEEPLTKTFHVEKAMNRFINQFQVTGDNKNVCGLYGYTTFNAVKYFEHIPVKESHDEQNDAPDLLYILYKYVIVFNHFKNELTLVEMLSEGEESGLPELEAAIENRNYASYNFSVTGPVTSPITDEEHKANVRKGIAHCMRGDVFQIVLSRRFIQPYAGDDFKVYRALRSINPSPYLFYFDFGGYRIFGSSPETHCKIEDGRAYIDPIAGTTRRTGDVVKDRELTEALLADPKENAEHVMLVDLARNDLSRNCHDVRVLFYKEPQYYSHVIHLVSRVSGVLNEGADKIKTFIDTFPAGTLSGAPKVRAMQLISEIEPHNRGAYGGCIGFIGLNGELNQAITIRTFVSRNNELWFQAGGGIVARSQDEYELQEVNNKLGALKKAIDLAVKLKN